cttgcggcgatttcctgtcccgctggcgctgcttatgcggacggcgtccggactttgatgctgccaaccttttggcagcggtctcgggtggcattactggctaggatataacactcctcccccccccccccaaatcgctgcaccgtcgttgaataatgacgtggcgagcgtcgacggcgggggaggggtctggccgcaggcgtagcagaagagaccggggcggagactgttgtcggcggcagtccccggtccgcaccccagcattggctgcgcggggcctcggaaaacaccgactgaaaaccgaggtcagggtgcacgcctgtgaccacgggcgcagcttctggtactggacgcgacggggcgtcgggacccacgaagagaggcagcgtctcctgacgctgcgtcgacggctgctgagtgggcgccggacaaggcgctgcggtgtcagactccttgggggtgaccaaggaaagcggctgcaggacaggctgcacagccaccgcttgggaaggcggcccggctgaggggtcgacgtccatcagctccgaaggcggtggcgactgaagagggaccgcaggcgccggagcgaccacctggggcgctcccggatgaagctgcgcgggaggcatcaacgggacgggctgtcggcgtggtagcggcgacggctgctgctgctgccctaggggcggcagcgaagtcggaaggcgcggctggaacctgccgcggaccaaatctgtggacaaagaacgagcggcagaatccgggcggccagcgcggcgcaactggttctgatgcctcctgtgcaccccagtagcaccttgaacagtataaaaaccgcgaccctggacacttatcacggtaccacgttcccaacgacggcgaccgtgataaactctgaaaaaaacggcgtcgttgcgctgaaaacgcgtgcgatgctcagaagcggcgggtcgatccggggggtgcaacaaccgtagtagggtgcgatgacgacggccgtggagaagctccgcaagcgaagggccgtcgcgtggcgtggtccggtacgacgataggaacgtgatgagggcctgctgacgagagtgcgtagcacgaaggcggtccatatgatccttgaatgtgcgtacaaaacgttccgctgcaccattcgattgagggtggaacggcggagtaagaacatggcgaatgccattggcagaacaaaaactttcaaattcagcagaggtaaattgtggaccattgtcagacactaaaacttctggaagaccctcaatacaaaaattgaagtcaacgcctggatagtttgtgcagacgttgtagactgcatgggcacaacaaacggaaaattactaaatgcatctatcacgatgagccaacgagaattccaatatggaccagcgaaatcaatatgtactcgctgccagggaccggcagggcgtgcccactcaaaatagcgttgaggcggagcagcttggtgttcggcacacgtcgaacaatctgtagacatctgcgtaatctgcttatcaatgccgatccatgtacaatgacggcgggcaagctgcttggtgcggaccactccccaatggccttgatgcaacaagtcgaggaccttggattggagcacttggggaaccaatacacgaagctggtcattctcggtgcgtaacagcaaaactccgtgcgaaacggacaacagatgacgttacggataatagcgacgaaccacaggatccgatatgtcctttgccttggacggccaaccacgttgaacaaagcgtaatagtaaactcagatgaggatccgtagctgtctcacgtgccacctgacgataatcaatcggaaaatcccggagggatcgatgctcatcggcgtcaatctgatggcaagagtcgtcagaggaatcgaagacatcatccgcagcaatcggcaatctagaaagcgcgtcagcgtttgcatgctgagctgtagggcgatacagtatctcatactggtattgtgataacaaaagagcccaacgttgtagtctctgagctgtccgctgaggaactggtttagacggatgaaacagtgacgtcaggggcttgtgatctgttactaaatagaatggtctaccatagaggtagtgatggaattttgtgacaccgaacacaatagccaacgcttccttgtccaattggctataattacactgagctttgtttagcaatttagatgcgaacgcaataggacgttcggtgttaccgactcggtgagacaacacagcaccgaggccgaaagaagaggcatcacaagctaacaccagaggcttgttagggtcgtaatggaccagacaacgatcattcaataaagcctctttaagctgctgaaaggctgattggcaatcagctgaccacacaaacggaacattcttacggcggagacgatgcaacggtgcagcaatctgtgatgcattaggtataaacctaatataatatgtcaatttgccaagaactgcttgcaattcacgcagattgcgaggggcgggcaaatcacgaatagctgctaaatatgactgggagggatgaatgccttgagcattaataacatgtcccagatactccatctccgtaaggaaaaatgaacatttatcgatgttgcaacgtaggcctgcctgagacaacactgtaaacaaacactccaaattacggaaatgttcagcaggcgtccgaccggacacaacaatatcgtctaaatagttgcaacacgatggcacattagccagaagttgtgacaaaaaacgctgaaaaacagctggagctgatgcacaaccaaaaggcaaacgcagaaaacggaacaaccccaacgacgtgtttatgacaaaatactgttgtgattgctcgtcgaggggcaattgcaaatatgcttcacggagatcaattttggaaaagaaacgagcttcccctaacttatccatcagctcgtccggtctaggcaaaggaaaagaatcaatgacagtctgaggattaactgtcgacttaaaatcagcacacaaacgtaacttgccagacggtttctttataataactaagggagaagcccactggctcgctgaaacgggttgaataacaccgttgttttgccaacgacgaagttcatctgctacaggtgcccggagggcgtgaggcactggacgagcacgaacaaatcgaggctgagcattatcttttaacgtaatatgagcggcaaagttcgcagcacaacctagttcgtctttaaatatgtcactgtattgtttacacaaatcggttatgctgtcttgaggaacaacaacagaattaatttgcaacacattgtcttggatagacaggccaaacaagtcaaaacagtctaatccgaaaatgtttacactgtctgtagcgcggagcactgtgaatgaaactgtttttgtattgccacggaatgtggctggcacgctacatacacctaacacaggaatttgttctccactataagtagccaaagaatgttttgccgctgaaagtttagggcggccgatagccgcatacgtagcactatttatgagagtcacagacgcaccagtgtctaattgaaaattgaaggtcttatcctggatgcgtagcttcacaaatagtttattacactgtctctggatcggtgcagcggaggcggaagacacaaaatcagcgcgtttagcgcgtgttcgctgcttacgacaactcgtgggttgggcgggtggaacaacaactcccgcttcacttgcagtcggtacattactttttacagcgtttgaattacgcttgggtcgcatagcagagggctgggtgggtggcttattgcgaacaagtttattacccacacgaaccgtgaaatagtctttaaacgcgaccttctgggcgggctggctttgaagaacatgaatatccatgggctgggcagcactagaattgttcttgcgtttacgcaaacaaacagtctggatatgtcctttcctttgacaaaagtgacaaaccgcgtttcttaacgggcaacgttcacgaggatgagcaagaacacacttagggcaagacttaactctatcattttgcacacgcggct
This portion of the Schistocerca nitens isolate TAMUIC-IGC-003100 chromosome 7, iqSchNite1.1, whole genome shotgun sequence genome encodes:
- the LOC126195603 gene encoding uncharacterized protein LOC126195603, yielding MQFVVRAERRGGRESVGPAVNAAFYKPGALPPSPEGAVSFPAVLTADPQGLSDCSVPADLVRGRFQPRLPTSLPPLGQQQQPSPLPRRQPVPLMPPAQLHPGAPQVVAPAPAVPLQSPPPSELMDVDPSAGPPSQAVAVQPVLQPLSLVTPKESDTAAPCPAPTQQPSTQRQETLPLFVGPDAPSRPVPEAAPVVTGVHPDLGFQSVFSEAPRSQCWGTRRAASDTASGYAASDSWERNVAARRRWRIRG